One segment of Variovorax sp. PAMC28562 DNA contains the following:
- the tssA gene encoding type VI secretion system protein TssA has protein sequence MLTPELVEALQLPINEASPCGDDLEYDPAFTALASLAQGKAEQQFGDTVFPAVEPDWRQVAEQADAVLRRSKDVRAAMLLLRAATRLDGMPGFAAGLGLLTSLLDTYWDGIHPKLDADDGNDPTMRLNALMPLTDDAMVLRDLYDARVGVARGVGAIRVRDIAIAHNLLGATGSEPTYSTAQIHGALEEIHTERPDALKSLLDVRATITALHALLGERTGRHDAVDMDGLRSLGNLLHKVAASAVGSPVQAEADVAPATEAETAASGTAASPAVARGEITTRQDALHMLDRVISYLVQAEPGNPAPLLIERAKKLIGVDFFEIMANLAPNAMDTIETVTGKRPSSD, from the coding sequence CCGATCAACGAAGCCTCTCCTTGCGGCGACGATCTGGAGTACGACCCGGCGTTCACGGCATTGGCATCGCTGGCGCAAGGCAAGGCGGAGCAGCAGTTCGGCGACACAGTCTTCCCCGCTGTCGAACCCGACTGGCGGCAAGTAGCAGAACAGGCCGATGCAGTGTTGCGCCGTTCCAAGGACGTGCGCGCCGCGATGCTGCTGCTGCGCGCTGCTACACGACTCGACGGCATGCCGGGCTTCGCTGCGGGCCTCGGCCTGCTGACGTCGTTGCTCGACACGTACTGGGACGGCATACATCCAAAGCTCGATGCAGACGACGGCAACGACCCGACGATGCGCCTCAACGCGCTCATGCCGCTGACCGACGATGCGATGGTGCTGCGCGATCTGTACGACGCGCGAGTCGGCGTGGCGCGCGGTGTCGGAGCCATTCGCGTACGCGACATCGCGATCGCGCACAACCTGCTCGGTGCCACGGGGAGCGAGCCGACGTATTCGACGGCGCAGATTCATGGCGCACTCGAAGAGATCCATACCGAGCGGCCGGACGCCCTGAAGTCGCTGCTCGATGTGCGCGCAACGATCACGGCCTTGCACGCGCTGCTTGGCGAACGCACTGGCCGTCACGACGCCGTCGATATGGACGGCTTGCGCAGCCTGGGCAATCTGCTCCACAAGGTTGCAGCGAGTGCGGTCGGTTCGCCAGTGCAGGCTGAAGCCGACGTCGCGCCAGCAACGGAAGCCGAAACCGCCGCGTCCGGCACTGCCGCATCGCCCGCTGTAGCACGCGGCGAAATCACGACGCGGCAAGACGCGCTGCACATGCTCGACCGTGTCATCAGCTACCTCGTACAGGCCGAGCCCGGCAATCCGGCGCCGCTGCTCATCGAGCGCGCCAAGAAGCTCATCGGCGTCGACTTCTTCGAAATCATGGCCAACCTCGCGCCCAACGCGATGGACACCATCGAGACCGTCACCGGCAAGCGGCCGAGTTCCGATTAG
- the tssB gene encoding type VI secretion system contractile sheath small subunit, with protein sequence MSMSKSSQKFIARNRAPRVQIEYDVELYGAEKKVQLPFVMGVLADLSGKPADPLAPVGDRKFLEFDTDNFDTRMKAMKPRAAFSVPNTLTGEGDLKVDITFENMDDFSPAAIAKKVDSLKKLLEARTQLSNLVTYMDGKGGAEDLLAKVLEDPALLATLAATKKPEDSAPAA encoded by the coding sequence ATTTCCATGTCCAAGAGCAGTCAGAAATTCATCGCCCGCAACCGGGCACCCCGGGTCCAGATCGAGTACGACGTGGAGCTCTATGGCGCCGAAAAGAAGGTGCAGTTGCCCTTCGTGATGGGTGTGCTGGCCGACCTGTCCGGCAAGCCGGCCGACCCGCTGGCACCGGTGGGCGATCGCAAGTTCCTGGAGTTCGACACCGACAACTTCGACACGCGCATGAAGGCCATGAAGCCACGCGCCGCGTTCTCGGTGCCCAACACGCTGACTGGCGAAGGCGACCTCAAGGTCGACATCACCTTCGAGAACATGGACGACTTTTCGCCCGCCGCCATCGCCAAGAAAGTCGACTCGCTCAAAAAACTGCTCGAAGCCCGCACGCAACTCTCGAATCTCGTCACCTACATGGATGGCAAGGGCGGCGCCGAAGACCTGCTGGCCAAGGTGCTCGAAGACCCGGCCCTGCTGGCCACGCTGGCCGCGACGAAGAAGCCTGAAGACAGTGCGCCTGCTGCCTGA
- the tssC gene encoding type VI secretion system contractile sheath large subunit, whose protein sequence is MAEALEQGALKDVAFAGSDFSSLLQKEFKPRSDEAKSAVEAAVLTLAQQALSNSTVIGKDVTKSIQAMIAAIDAKLTAQVNQILHNDEFQKLESAWRGLHYMVNNTESDEFLKIRVMDISKKELHKNLKKFKGAAWDQSPMFKKVYEEEYGQFGGEPFGAIVGDYHFDQSPPDVELLGEVAKIAASAHAPFITGASSNLLQMESWQELANPRDLTKIFGTPEYAGWRSLRDSDDSKYLGLCMPRFLARTPYGAKTNPIEEFDFEEDVAGADHNKYAWANAAYAMATNINRSYKLYGWGSRIRGIESGGAVENLPLHTFPSDDGGVDQKCPTEIAIGDRREAELSKAGLLSLIHRKNSDFAAFIGAQSLHKPAEYDDPDATANANLAARLPYLFACNRFAHYLKCIVRDKVGSFKEKSDMERWLNKWIMNYVDGDPANSSEETKSQKPLAAAEVVVEEIEGNPGYYSSKFFLRPHYQLEGLTVSLRLVSKLPSAKGAK, encoded by the coding sequence ATGGCAGAAGCACTTGAACAAGGCGCGCTGAAAGATGTCGCGTTTGCCGGCAGCGATTTTTCGTCGCTGCTGCAAAAGGAATTCAAGCCGCGCAGCGACGAGGCCAAGAGTGCCGTCGAAGCTGCCGTGCTCACACTGGCGCAACAGGCGCTGAGCAACAGCACCGTCATCGGCAAGGACGTGACCAAGTCGATCCAGGCCATGATCGCCGCGATAGACGCCAAGCTCACTGCGCAGGTCAATCAGATCCTGCACAACGACGAATTTCAGAAGCTCGAGAGTGCCTGGCGCGGCCTGCACTACATGGTGAACAACACCGAGTCGGACGAGTTCCTGAAGATCCGGGTGATGGACATTTCCAAGAAGGAACTGCACAAGAACCTGAAGAAATTCAAGGGCGCGGCCTGGGACCAGAGCCCGATGTTCAAGAAGGTCTACGAAGAGGAATACGGCCAGTTCGGCGGCGAGCCCTTCGGCGCCATCGTGGGCGACTACCACTTCGACCAGAGCCCGCCCGATGTGGAACTGCTCGGCGAAGTGGCGAAGATCGCGGCGTCGGCGCACGCACCCTTCATTACCGGCGCCAGTTCGAACCTCCTGCAGATGGAGTCGTGGCAGGAGCTCGCGAACCCGCGCGACCTCACCAAGATTTTCGGCACGCCCGAGTACGCCGGCTGGCGCTCGCTGCGCGACTCCGACGACTCCAAGTACCTTGGCCTGTGCATGCCGCGCTTCCTCGCGCGCACGCCGTATGGTGCCAAGACCAATCCGATCGAGGAGTTCGACTTCGAGGAAGACGTTGCCGGCGCCGATCACAACAAGTACGCATGGGCCAATGCGGCTTATGCGATGGCGACCAACATCAATCGTTCGTACAAGCTCTATGGCTGGGGCTCGCGCATTCGCGGCATCGAATCGGGCGGCGCGGTCGAGAACCTGCCGCTCCACACTTTTCCGAGCGACGACGGCGGCGTCGACCAGAAGTGCCCGACAGAAATCGCCATCGGCGACCGGCGCGAGGCCGAATTGTCGAAGGCCGGCTTGCTGTCCCTCATCCACCGCAAGAACTCGGACTTTGCCGCGTTCATCGGTGCGCAGTCTTTGCACAAGCCTGCGGAGTACGACGACCCGGATGCGACCGCCAACGCCAACCTGGCCGCGCGCCTGCCTTACCTGTTTGCCTGCAACCGCTTTGCGCACTACCTGAAATGCATCGTGCGCGACAAGGTCGGCAGCTTCAAGGAGAAGTCGGACATGGAGCGCTGGCTCAACAAATGGATCATGAACTACGTGGATGGCGACCCGGCCAACTCCTCGGAAGAAACCAAGTCGCAAAAGCCCCTGGCCGCGGCCGAGGTGGTGGTCGAAGAGATCGAAGGCAATCCGGGTTACTACAGCTCCAAGTTCTTCTTGCGGCCGCATTACCAGCTCGAAGGACTCACCGTTTCATTGCGCCTGGTCTCCAAGCTGCCCTCCGCCAAAGGGGCCAAATAA
- a CDS encoding Hcp family type VI secretion system effector gives MAVDMFIKIEGVEGESSDDKHKKEIDVLSWSWGASQSGTSHMGGGGGSGKVSVQDFSFTKYIDASSHALLLACCNGEHIKEAVFVVRKAGKEPLEYIKLTLSNLIVANVATGGSGGEDRLTENISLNFSKFKFEYVPQKADGTGDAAKTAGWDIAANKKV, from the coding sequence ATGGCTGTAGACATGTTTATCAAGATCGAAGGCGTTGAAGGCGAGTCGTCCGACGACAAGCACAAGAAGGAAATCGATGTGCTGTCATGGAGCTGGGGCGCCAGCCAGTCGGGTACCAGCCACATGGGCGGCGGCGGCGGCAGCGGCAAGGTTTCCGTTCAAGACTTTTCCTTTACCAAGTACATCGACGCAAGTTCCCACGCGCTGCTGCTGGCGTGCTGCAACGGCGAGCACATCAAGGAGGCGGTGTTTGTGGTGCGCAAGGCCGGCAAAGAACCGCTCGAGTACATCAAGCTCACATTGAGCAACCTGATCGTCGCCAATGTCGCCACCGGCGGCAGCGGTGGCGAGGACCGCCTCACCGAAAACATCTCGCTGAACTTTTCGAAATTCAAGTTCGAATACGTTCCGCAAAAAGCCGACGGCACGGGCGATGCCGCCAAAACGGCGGGCTGGGACATCGCGGCGAACAAGAAAGTTTGA